A section of the Rhizobium sp. Pop5 genome encodes:
- a CDS encoding cobyrinate a,c-diamide synthase has translation MSGLLIAAPSSGAGKTTVTLGLLRALRRRGVAVAPGKAGPDYIDPAFHAAASGTPCLNFDPWAMRPELISANGTLHRSGDRILVVEAMMGLFDGAADGKGTAADLAAQLGLSVVLVVDASRMSQSVAPLVAGFAGFRADVRVAGVILNKVGSDRHEAMLRQALEAIRMPIVAVIGSDKALSLPERHLGLVQAGEHATLENFIDHAADAVSEECNFEFLLRIARQGLNRPSAANIDRLMPLGARVAVARDIAFAFSYEHMLLGWRRRGAAISFFSPLADEAPDADADAIYLPGGYPELHAGRLAEAKTFRAGLLDAAARGIRIYGECGGYMVLGEGLIDAGGKRHEMLGLLPVVTSYAERKRHLGYRRVTPLDGAFFARTMTAHEFHYSTVVSEGEGKRLFATQDALGTDLGAAGLRRDQVAGSYMHLIDLAGVAA, from the coding sequence ATGAGCGGCCTCCTGATCGCAGCTCCTTCCTCCGGTGCCGGCAAGACGACGGTGACGCTCGGGCTCTTGAGAGCGCTTCGGCGTCGCGGCGTCGCGGTCGCGCCCGGCAAGGCCGGCCCCGATTATATCGATCCGGCCTTTCATGCGGCGGCAAGCGGCACGCCCTGCCTGAATTTCGACCCCTGGGCGATGCGTCCGGAGCTGATCTCGGCGAATGGCACGCTCCACCGTTCCGGCGACCGCATTCTCGTCGTCGAGGCGATGATGGGGCTCTTCGACGGAGCGGCCGACGGCAAGGGAACGGCGGCCGATCTTGCCGCCCAGCTCGGCCTTTCCGTTGTGCTCGTGGTCGACGCGTCGCGCATGTCGCAGTCGGTCGCACCTTTGGTTGCCGGCTTTGCCGGTTTCCGCGCCGATGTGCGCGTCGCCGGCGTCATCCTCAACAAGGTCGGCAGCGACCGGCACGAGGCGATGCTGCGTCAGGCGCTGGAGGCGATCCGCATGCCCATCGTCGCTGTCATCGGCAGCGACAAAGCGCTTTCGCTGCCGGAGCGCCATCTCGGTCTCGTCCAGGCTGGCGAACATGCCACCCTTGAGAATTTCATCGATCATGCGGCGGACGCCGTCTCCGAAGAGTGCAATTTCGAATTCCTGCTACGTATCGCAAGGCAGGGGCTCAACCGGCCGTCGGCCGCCAATATCGACCGGCTGATGCCGCTCGGCGCCCGCGTCGCGGTGGCGCGCGACATCGCCTTTGCCTTTTCCTACGAACATATGCTGCTTGGCTGGCGGCGGCGCGGTGCCGCGATCTCCTTCTTCTCGCCGCTGGCCGACGAGGCGCCTGATGCCGATGCCGATGCGATCTATCTGCCAGGCGGTTATCCCGAGCTGCATGCCGGGAGGCTGGCCGAAGCCAAGACCTTCCGCGCTGGCCTTCTTGATGCAGCGGCGCGGGGTATCCGCATCTATGGGGAGTGCGGCGGCTATATGGTGCTGGGCGAGGGGCTGATCGATGCGGGGGGAAAGCGCCACGAAATGCTCGGCCTGCTGCCTGTTGTCACCAGCTATGCAGAGCGCAAGCGCCATCTCGGCTATCGCCGGGTGACGCCGCTCGACGGTGCCTTTTTCGCCCGGACGATGACGGCGCATGAATTCCACTATTCCACCGTCGTCTCAGAGGGTGAGGGGAAGCGGCTGTTTGCGACGCAAGATGCGCTCGGAACCGATCTCGGTGCCGCCGGTCTCAGGCGCGATCAGGTGGCGGGGTCCTACATGCATCTGATCGATCTTGCCGGAGTTGCCGCATGA
- a CDS encoding 3-hydroxyacyl-ACP dehydratase FabZ family protein, which translates to MLLEYFQMIDRVEAVDLKKGVLTARSVVPAKSPVFEGHFPGMPLVPGVLLIETMAQASGMLVLAATDFAAMPFLMSVDGAKMRTFVEPEAVLDIEAVLEHDGSGFAVTKAKITSGGKKVCDAQLKLRTMPFSEVPLGDIVKKRAGEVGLLEAIAAQGVVG; encoded by the coding sequence ATGCTGCTGGAATATTTCCAGATGATTGACCGCGTCGAAGCGGTAGACCTGAAGAAGGGCGTGCTGACGGCGCGATCCGTCGTGCCGGCCAAGAGCCCCGTTTTCGAGGGGCATTTTCCCGGCATGCCCCTCGTTCCCGGCGTGCTTCTGATCGAGACCATGGCGCAGGCCTCCGGCATGCTGGTGCTTGCCGCCACCGATTTTGCCGCCATGCCCTTCCTGATGTCGGTCGACGGCGCCAAGATGCGCACCTTCGTCGAGCCGGAAGCCGTGCTCGACATTGAGGCGGTGCTGGAGCATGACGGTTCGGGTTTCGCGGTCACCAAGGCCAAGATCACCAGCGGCGGCAAGAAGGTTTGCGATGCGCAGCTGAAACTGCGCACCATGCCCTTCAGCGAGGTTCCGCTTGGCGATATCGTGAAAAAACGCGCCGGCGAGGTCGGTCTTCTCGAAGCGATCGCGGCGCAGGGAGTGGTTGGATGA
- the cobA gene encoding uroporphyrinogen-III C-methyltransferase, whose product MLNSAFSHLPALEPGSVWLVGAGPGDPGLLTLLAAKGLVEADVIVHDALVNEDCLKLAHPGAEIEYAGKRGGKPSAKQRDISLRLVELARAGKKVLRLKGGDPFVFGRGGEEALMLVEHNIPFRIVPGITAGIGGLAYAGIPVTHRDINHAVTFLTGHDSSGIVPDRIDWDAIGRGSPVIVMYMAMKHIGEISANLIAAGRSPSEPVAFVCNAATGRQQVLETTLGDAPEAIAAAGIEPPAVVVVGEVVRLRASLDWLGALAGRRLQPDPFSRPGKVLI is encoded by the coding sequence ATGTTGAATAGCGCATTCTCCCATCTGCCGGCGCTGGAGCCGGGCAGCGTCTGGCTTGTTGGAGCCGGTCCGGGCGATCCGGGCCTGCTGACGCTGCTTGCCGCAAAGGGTCTCGTCGAGGCCGATGTGATCGTCCACGACGCGCTTGTTAACGAAGACTGTCTGAAGCTCGCGCACCCCGGCGCGGAAATCGAATATGCCGGAAAACGCGGCGGCAAGCCCTCGGCCAAGCAGCGCGATATTTCGCTCCGGCTGGTAGAACTGGCGCGCGCCGGCAAAAAGGTGCTGCGGCTGAAGGGCGGTGATCCCTTCGTCTTCGGCCGCGGCGGCGAAGAGGCTCTGATGCTGGTCGAGCACAATATCCCTTTCCGCATCGTGCCGGGCATCACCGCCGGCATCGGGGGGCTCGCCTATGCGGGCATTCCGGTGACGCATCGCGACATCAACCACGCCGTCACCTTCCTCACCGGCCATGATTCCTCCGGCATCGTGCCCGACAGGATCGACTGGGACGCGATCGGCCGCGGCTCGCCCGTCATCGTCATGTATATGGCGATGAAGCATATCGGCGAGATCAGCGCCAATCTCATCGCCGCCGGCCGGTCGCCATCCGAACCCGTCGCCTTCGTCTGCAATGCCGCCACCGGCCGGCAGCAGGTGCTGGAGACAACGCTCGGCGATGCCCCGGAGGCCATCGCCGCCGCCGGGATCGAGCCGCCGGCGGTGGTCGTCGTCGGCGAGGTGGTGCGGCTTAGAGCCTCGCTCGACTGGCTCGGCGCCTTGGCGGGCAGGCGCCTGCAACCCGATCCGTTCAGCCGGCCCGGCAAGGTGCTGATATGA
- a CDS encoding beta-ketoacyl-ACP synthase produces MTASAYRDHLGRPIVAVTGMGIITSLGQGLKDNWAALSSGTSGIHAINRFPTEGLSTRIAGTVDFIEIPVPNAVERSYAFARETTIEALADAGISGDFNGPLFLAAPPIEPEWSARFELADRSPASDHPGDAYERFLTALRQRPDPAFHEAALFGAISERLADRFGTRGLPVTLSTACASGATAIQLGIEAIRQGRTDRALTVATDGSLSAEALIRFSLLSALSTQNDPPTKASKPFSKDRDGFVIAEGAATLVLESLESAIARGAKVLGIMKGAGDKADSFHRTRSSPDGGPAIATIRAALADAGMSEDDIGYINAHGTSTPENDKMEYGSMSAVFGEKLARIPVSSNKSMIGHTLTAAGAVEAVFSLQTMLTGTLPPTINYNNPDPSIVLDVVPNTKREAQVSAVLSNSFGFGGQNASLVMALEPA; encoded by the coding sequence ATGACAGCTTCCGCTTACAGAGATCATCTCGGCCGTCCGATCGTCGCCGTGACCGGCATGGGCATCATCACTTCGCTCGGCCAGGGCCTGAAGGACAACTGGGCCGCCCTTTCCTCCGGCACCTCGGGCATCCACGCGATCAACCGCTTTCCGACAGAAGGCCTGTCGACACGGATCGCCGGCACCGTCGATTTCATCGAGATTCCGGTGCCGAACGCCGTCGAGCGTTCTTATGCCTTTGCGCGCGAGACGACCATCGAGGCGCTCGCCGATGCCGGCATATCAGGTGATTTCAACGGGCCGCTGTTCCTTGCCGCGCCGCCGATCGAGCCGGAATGGAGCGCGCGCTTCGAGCTTGCCGACCGTTCGCCGGCCTCCGATCATCCGGGCGATGCCTATGAGCGTTTCCTGACCGCGCTGCGCCAGCGGCCGGATCCCGCTTTCCATGAAGCGGCCCTGTTCGGCGCGATTTCCGAGCGCCTTGCCGACCGGTTCGGCACGCGCGGTCTTCCCGTGACGCTGTCGACGGCCTGCGCCTCCGGCGCCACGGCGATCCAGCTCGGCATCGAGGCGATCCGCCAGGGCCGTACCGATCGCGCATTGACGGTTGCGACCGACGGGTCTCTCAGCGCTGAAGCGCTGATCCGCTTCTCGCTGCTCTCGGCTCTTTCCACCCAGAACGATCCGCCGACCAAGGCCTCCAAGCCGTTCAGCAAGGATCGCGACGGCTTCGTTATCGCCGAGGGTGCGGCGACGCTGGTGCTGGAATCGCTGGAATCGGCGATCGCCCGCGGCGCCAAGGTGCTCGGCATCATGAAGGGTGCGGGCGACAAGGCCGACAGCTTCCACCGTACCCGCTCATCGCCCGATGGCGGCCCGGCGATTGCCACGATCCGCGCGGCCCTTGCCGATGCCGGCATGAGCGAGGACGATATCGGCTATATCAATGCCCACGGCACGTCGACGCCTGAAAACGACAAGATGGAATATGGCTCCATGTCCGCCGTCTTCGGCGAGAAGCTGGCTCGCATTCCTGTCTCGTCCAACAAGTCGATGATCGGCCATACGTTGACGGCGGCCGGTGCAGTCGAAGCGGTGTTCTCGCTACAGACGATGCTGACCGGCACGCTGCCGCCGACGATCAACTACAACAATCCCGATCCGTCGATCGTTCTCGATGTCGTGCCGAACACGAAGCGGGAAGCCCAGGTTTCGGCCGTGCTTTCCAACTCTTTCGGCTTTGGCGGGCAGAATGCCAGCCTTGTCATGGCGCTCGAACCGGCTTAA
- a CDS encoding L,D-transpeptidase: MKTILAAAAASLLLQFSPAAAEAATLVANISIGKQTMTVTENGWVKYRWKVSTARNGYVTPTGSWSAKWLSRDHRSRKYDNAPMPYAVFFNGGYAVHATYDLKRLGTPASHGCVRLHPDNAAEFFSLARQAGLANTRVVITR; encoded by the coding sequence ATGAAGACGATTTTGGCGGCCGCGGCCGCAAGTTTATTGCTGCAATTTTCTCCCGCTGCCGCCGAGGCAGCAACCCTGGTTGCCAATATCAGCATCGGCAAGCAGACGATGACCGTCACCGAGAACGGTTGGGTGAAGTATCGCTGGAAGGTTTCGACCGCGCGCAACGGCTATGTCACGCCGACCGGTTCGTGGAGTGCCAAGTGGCTGTCGCGCGATCACCGCTCGCGCAAATACGACAATGCGCCGATGCCCTACGCCGTGTTCTTCAACGGCGGTTACGCCGTTCACGCCACCTACGACCTGAAGCGCCTGGGCACGCCGGCATCGCATGGTTGCGTCCGCCTGCATCCGGACAATGCTGCGGAGTTCTTCTCGCTGGCGCGGCAGGCCGGTCTTGCCAATACCCGCGTGGTCATCACGCGCTAA
- a CDS encoding Crp/Fnr family transcriptional regulator — protein sequence MDVASSEVFEAVIPLACRSCQARHGVVCGALSNSQLKELNRHSLRRKVEAGSEIIAQGAESSFYSNIMRGVVKLCKVMPDGRQQIVGLQFAPDFVGRPFVRESTLSAEAATDAEICVFPRNLLDRMISETPALQRSLHDQALKELDAAREWMLTLGRRTAEERVASLLHLIATHAEPQTATSAAFDLPLSRAEIADFLGLTIETVSRQMTRLRKRGVIVIENSRHIVIPDMDELERISA from the coding sequence ATGGATGTCGCAAGCAGTGAGGTTTTCGAGGCAGTCATTCCCCTCGCCTGCCGCTCCTGCCAGGCGCGGCACGGCGTCGTCTGCGGCGCCTTGTCGAACAGCCAGCTGAAGGAACTCAACCGCCATTCGCTGCGCCGCAAGGTCGAGGCCGGTTCCGAAATCATCGCTCAGGGCGCGGAAAGCTCCTTTTATTCGAACATCATGCGCGGGGTGGTGAAGCTCTGCAAGGTGATGCCGGACGGACGCCAGCAGATCGTCGGCCTGCAATTTGCTCCCGATTTCGTCGGCAGACCCTTCGTGCGTGAAAGCACACTGTCGGCCGAGGCTGCGACCGATGCCGAAATCTGCGTCTTCCCCCGCAACCTGCTCGACCGCATGATCTCCGAAACGCCGGCACTCCAGCGCAGCCTGCACGACCAGGCGCTGAAGGAATTGGATGCCGCACGCGAATGGATGCTGACGCTCGGCCGGCGCACGGCGGAAGAGAGGGTCGCAAGCCTGCTCCATCTCATCGCCACTCACGCCGAGCCGCAGACGGCAACGAGCGCCGCCTTCGACCTGCCGCTATCGCGCGCCGAGATCGCCGATTTCCTCGGGCTGACGATCGAAACCGTCAGCCGTCAGATGACCAGATTGCGCAAGCGGGGCGTCATCGTGATCGAAAACTCCAGGCACATCGTCATCCCCGATATGGATGAGCTGGAGAGAATTAGCGCGTGA
- the cobD gene encoding threonine-phosphate decarboxylase CobD: MSAPIAHGGGVTMAAAAFGGRPEDWLDLSTGINPCPVALPEIPARVWHRLPDRHLIEAASRAARDYYGCGTILPLPVPGTQSVIQLLPRLIAPAGHVAARDHGVAVTDNRIAVVFPTYGEYARAFASAGFAVDAVGDIATIGERHRLAVVVNPNNPDGRTWPVEMLIALHDRMKSQNGLLVVDEAFCDADPALSLAARADELSNLVIFRSFGKFFGLAGLRLGFAIARGDILERFEEWLGPWAVSGPALSLADSLLNQDMTAIRHRISERSAALHGVLSDADLRISGGTALFTLVADGRAGDIYTHLCRHHILVRKFDYAPDWLRFGLAPDAAADRRLREALQRFER; this comes from the coding sequence ATGAGCGCACCGATCGCGCACGGCGGCGGCGTCACCATGGCCGCAGCTGCGTTCGGTGGCAGGCCGGAAGACTGGCTCGACCTTTCCACCGGCATCAATCCGTGCCCCGTCGCCCTGCCGGAAATCCCCGCGAGGGTCTGGCACCGGCTGCCGGACAGACATCTCATCGAGGCGGCGAGTCGGGCGGCGCGCGATTACTATGGCTGCGGCACAATTCTGCCATTGCCGGTGCCCGGCACGCAGTCCGTGATCCAGCTGCTGCCGCGTTTGATCGCGCCGGCCGGGCATGTTGCCGCGAGGGACCACGGGGTCGCCGTGACGGACAATAGAATTGCCGTGGTGTTTCCGACCTATGGGGAATATGCGCGGGCTTTCGCCTCGGCCGGTTTTGCCGTCGATGCGGTCGGCGATATCGCTACTATCGGTGAGCGGCACAGGCTTGCCGTCGTGGTCAATCCCAACAATCCGGACGGGCGGACCTGGCCGGTCGAGATGCTGATTGCCTTGCACGACAGGATGAAATCGCAAAATGGCCTGCTCGTCGTCGACGAGGCTTTCTGTGATGCCGATCCGGCGCTGAGCCTTGCTGCTCGCGCAGACGAGCTTTCGAACCTGGTGATCTTCCGCTCCTTCGGCAAGTTCTTCGGGCTTGCCGGTCTGCGGCTCGGTTTTGCGATTGCCCGAGGCGATATTCTCGAGCGTTTCGAGGAGTGGCTCGGTCCCTGGGCGGTTTCCGGCCCGGCGCTGTCGCTGGCCGATTCGCTGCTAAACCAGGACATGACCGCGATCCGCCACCGTATCAGCGAACGCAGCGCCGCCCTGCATGGAGTGCTGAGTGACGCCGATTTGCGGATATCAGGCGGAACGGCGCTCTTCACCCTTGTCGCCGATGGACGAGCCGGCGACATTTACACGCATCTCTGCCGGCATCATATTCTCGTCCGCAAGTTCGACTATGCGCCGGATTGGCTGCGTTTCGGTCTTGCTCCCGATGCAGCGGCGGACAGGCGGCTTCGCGAAGCCCTTCAGAGATTTGAGCGATGA
- a CDS encoding zinc-binding dehydrogenase codes for MRALQLIDDRKLEITDLPEPDAPAAGEVTLRVKAVALNHIDVWGWRGMAFAKRKMPLVIGAEASGVVEAIGPGVANVLPGQLVSIYGARTCGLCRPCREGRDNLCEHVSGVHGFHLDGFAQEKVNLPARLLVPAPPGVDAIGAALAPVTFGTVEHMLFDNAKLEPGETILVHAGGSGIGTAAIQLAKKIGCTVITTVGSDDKIEKAKALGADHVINYRTDRFEGVVRKLTKKKGVDVVFEHVGKDTWAGSMLCMKRGGRLVTCGSTSGVSTEMNLMMLFQQQLKLLGSFGCRMENMADAMQKMGRGLVHPVIDTEVGFDDIDRALERMESRQIFGKIILKMD; via the coding sequence ATGCGCGCTTTGCAACTGATCGACGACCGCAAGCTTGAGATCACCGACCTCCCGGAACCCGACGCTCCCGCCGCCGGCGAGGTGACGCTGCGCGTCAAGGCCGTGGCGCTCAACCATATCGACGTCTGGGGCTGGCGCGGCATGGCTTTCGCCAAGCGCAAGATGCCGCTCGTGATCGGCGCGGAAGCCTCCGGCGTCGTCGAGGCGATCGGGCCGGGTGTCGCCAACGTCCTGCCGGGCCAGCTGGTCTCGATCTACGGCGCGCGGACCTGCGGCCTCTGCCGCCCGTGCCGCGAAGGCCGCGACAATCTCTGCGAACATGTCTCCGGCGTACACGGCTTCCATCTGGATGGCTTTGCGCAGGAGAAGGTGAACCTGCCGGCGCGCCTGCTCGTTCCGGCCCCTCCCGGAGTGGATGCGATCGGCGCGGCACTCGCGCCCGTCACCTTCGGCACGGTCGAGCACATGCTCTTCGACAACGCCAAGCTCGAACCGGGTGAAACCATCCTCGTCCATGCCGGCGGCTCCGGCATCGGCACGGCGGCGATCCAGCTCGCCAAGAAGATCGGCTGTACCGTCATCACCACGGTCGGTTCCGACGACAAGATCGAGAAGGCCAAGGCGCTCGGTGCCGATCACGTCATCAACTACCGCACCGACCGTTTCGAGGGCGTGGTGCGCAAGCTCACCAAGAAGAAGGGCGTCGATGTCGTCTTCGAACATGTGGGCAAGGACACCTGGGCGGGCTCGATGCTCTGCATGAAGCGCGGTGGGCGTCTCGTCACCTGCGGCTCGACCTCGGGCGTTTCCACCGAGATGAACCTGATGATGCTCTTCCAGCAGCAATTGAAGCTGCTCGGCTCCTTCGGCTGCCGCATGGAGAACATGGCGGATGCGATGCAGAAGATGGGCCGCGGGCTCGTTCATCCCGTCATCGACACCGAAGTCGGCTTCGACGATATCGACCGGGCGCTGGAGCGGATGGAATCGCGCCAGATCTTCGGCAAGATCATCCTCAAGATGGATTGA
- a CDS encoding beta-ketoacyl-ACP synthase, producing the protein MSKAANDVVISGVGIVTCQGVGKDAHIALLSAESAPKAIVETEKFKPYPVHPLPEIDWSQQIAKRGDQRQMENWQRIGVFAAGLALDDAGFKDNVEACGTMDMIVAAGGGERDINVDTLIVDEGLKRNDRELLLNEKLTTELRPTLFLAQLSNLLAGNISIVHKVTGSSRTFMGEEASGVSAVETAFWRIRSGESTHALVGGAFAAERPDMILLTEAIGAHTRGEWAPLWSRSSLEGGGMITGSAGAFLVLESRKHAEERGAHIYATISAVEGDRGNRAAGNFEVRMERLLKPAADLPAESTAIFSGSTGMHEIAAREKAVLEHQLPGAAIRGFGGVSGHTIEAQFPLGLALAALAIDAEAKVPPFDAAHEAPMKAGTKAAVVTTVGHQRGEGVAVLSAEA; encoded by the coding sequence ATGAGCAAGGCTGCAAACGACGTCGTCATTTCAGGCGTGGGCATCGTCACCTGTCAGGGCGTCGGCAAGGACGCGCATATCGCGCTGCTTTCGGCCGAAAGCGCGCCGAAGGCGATCGTCGAGACCGAGAAATTCAAACCCTATCCGGTGCATCCGCTGCCTGAGATCGACTGGTCGCAGCAGATCGCCAAGCGCGGCGACCAGCGCCAGATGGAAAACTGGCAGCGCATCGGCGTCTTCGCCGCGGGTCTCGCGCTCGACGATGCCGGCTTCAAGGACAATGTCGAGGCCTGCGGCACGATGGACATGATCGTGGCGGCCGGCGGCGGCGAGCGCGACATCAATGTCGATACGCTGATCGTCGACGAAGGCCTGAAGCGCAACGACCGCGAACTGCTCTTGAACGAGAAGCTGACCACCGAGCTGAGGCCGACGCTGTTTCTGGCGCAGCTCTCCAATCTGCTGGCCGGCAACATCTCCATCGTTCACAAGGTCACCGGTTCCTCGCGCACCTTCATGGGCGAGGAAGCGTCTGGCGTTTCCGCTGTCGAGACGGCGTTCTGGCGCATCCGCTCCGGCGAATCCACGCATGCGCTTGTCGGCGGCGCCTTCGCTGCCGAACGGCCCGACATGATCCTGCTTACCGAAGCGATCGGCGCGCATACGCGCGGCGAATGGGCGCCGCTCTGGTCGCGCTCCAGCCTCGAGGGCGGCGGCATGATCACCGGTTCCGCAGGCGCCTTCCTGGTGCTGGAATCGCGCAAGCATGCGGAAGAGCGCGGCGCGCATATCTATGCGACGATCAGCGCCGTCGAAGGTGATCGCGGCAATCGCGCCGCCGGCAATTTCGAAGTGCGCATGGAGCGGCTGCTGAAACCCGCCGCCGACCTGCCGGCCGAGAGCACGGCGATCTTTTCCGGCTCGACCGGCATGCACGAGATCGCGGCCCGCGAAAAGGCGGTGCTGGAACATCAGCTTCCGGGTGCTGCCATCCGCGGCTTCGGCGGTGTTTCCGGTCACACGATCGAGGCGCAGTTCCCGCTGGGGCTGGCACTCGCAGCCCTTGCCATCGACGCCGAGGCCAAGGTTCCGCCCTTTGACGCCGCCCATGAAGCGCCGATGAAGGCAGGCACGAAAGCGGCAGTCGTAACAACCGTCGGACACCAGCGCGGCGAGGGCGTCGCCGTTCTTTCCGCAGAGGCGTGA
- the cbiB gene encoding adenosylcobinamide-phosphate synthase CbiB, producing MTIDENLLVLLLALTLDRIVGDPQWLWSRLPHPVAMFGAAISYADQQLNPASLTRSQRRMNGVAAILMLLLLAAVAGFVFNRFFALFGLVGILLEAGLVAIFLAQKSLADHVAAVAVALRDEGLAGGRAAVSRIVGRDPETLDEPAVCRAAIESLAENFSDGVVAPALWYAVFGLPGLFVYKMLNTADSMIGHRSEKYIDFGWAAARLDDIANWPAARLSILLIAAGAWIRRGASACREAIRVAMRDGGLHRSPNSGRPEAAMAGALNVQLAGPRVYGGVIVAEPMINNPGREVATSGDIEDGVAVFYASCMVLTGMTFGLFLCLL from the coding sequence ATGACGATCGACGAAAACCTTCTCGTGCTGCTTCTGGCGCTAACGCTCGACAGGATCGTCGGCGATCCGCAATGGCTGTGGTCGCGGCTGCCCCACCCCGTCGCCATGTTCGGCGCGGCGATCTCCTATGCCGACCAGCAGCTCAACCCGGCAAGCCTCACGCGCTCCCAGCGCAGGATGAACGGCGTCGCCGCCATCCTGATGCTGCTGCTTCTGGCGGCGGTCGCAGGCTTCGTGTTCAACCGGTTCTTCGCTCTGTTCGGTCTTGTCGGAATCCTCCTGGAAGCCGGGCTGGTGGCGATTTTCCTGGCGCAGAAAAGCCTTGCCGACCACGTTGCGGCCGTCGCCGTCGCCCTGCGCGACGAGGGGCTTGCCGGCGGCCGGGCCGCCGTTTCCCGTATCGTCGGGCGTGATCCCGAGACGCTGGACGAACCGGCCGTTTGCCGCGCGGCGATCGAAAGCCTTGCGGAGAATTTTTCCGACGGCGTCGTAGCACCAGCACTTTGGTATGCCGTCTTCGGCCTGCCGGGACTGTTCGTCTACAAGATGCTGAATACCGCCGATTCCATGATCGGCCACAGATCGGAGAAATATATCGATTTCGGCTGGGCGGCGGCCCGGCTCGACGATATCGCCAACTGGCCGGCTGCGCGGCTCTCGATCCTGCTGATCGCGGCCGGCGCCTGGATCCGGCGCGGCGCCAGCGCCTGCCGCGAGGCGATCCGCGTGGCGATGCGCGATGGCGGCCTGCATCGCTCGCCGAATTCCGGCCGGCCGGAGGCGGCAATGGCTGGTGCACTGAACGTCCAGCTCGCCGGGCCGCGCGTCTATGGCGGTGTGATCGTGGCCGAGCCGATGATCAACAATCCCGGCCGGGAGGTGGCGACCTCAGGTGACATCGAGGATGGTGTCGCGGTGTTTTATGCAAGCTGCATGGTGCTGACGGGAATGACGTTTGGGTTGTTCCTGTGCCTTCTTTAG
- a CDS encoding acyl carrier protein: MTATFDKVADIIAETSEIDRATITPESHTIDDLGIDSLDFLDIVFAIDKEFGIKIPLEKWTQEVNEGKVSTEEYFVLKNLCAKIDELKAAKA; encoded by the coding sequence GTGACCGCTACATTCGATAAAGTTGCCGACATTATTGCAGAAACCAGCGAGATCGATCGCGCCACGATCACGCCGGAGAGCCATACGATCGACGACCTCGGTATCGACAGCCTCGATTTCCTCGACATCGTCTTTGCGATCGACAAGGAATTCGGCATCAAGATCCCGCTCGAAAAGTGGACGCAGGAAGTCAACGAGGGCAAGGTTTCCACCGAAGAATATTTCGTGCTGAAGAACCTCTGCGCCAAGATCGACGAGCTCAAAGCCGCCAAGGCCTGA
- a CDS encoding lipid A biosynthesis lauroyl acyltransferase: MKLFITRIVLALRNFQQWLVAQVMFGFLNFLKLFPADGAIRFADGMMRRIGRRTRRHRLMLTNLRNAFPEKSEAEIEAIAIGSWGNMGRLAAEYVFLDQLFDFDPEQTEPGRVEVSGIPTFIDLRDNPRPFIVFTGHTANFELLPVAAAAFGMTVTVLFRPPNNPYIAKKVFDFRSARMGKLVPSHAGSSFALARQLEAGQGVGVLVDQKFRKGLKGTFFGLDVKTNPLLPKLVRQFDCEVYPARCIRLPGNRYRLEIEPRLDMPRDAKGNLDLPAAAQLLNDKVESWVREYPEQWLWYHDRWHIKKTLG; encoded by the coding sequence GTGAAGCTCTTCATCACCCGGATCGTTCTGGCGCTCAGGAATTTCCAGCAATGGCTGGTGGCGCAGGTGATGTTCGGCTTCCTGAATTTCCTGAAGCTGTTTCCGGCCGACGGCGCGATCCGCTTCGCTGATGGGATGATGCGCCGCATCGGCCGGCGGACCCGCCGCCACCGGCTGATGCTGACCAATCTGCGCAACGCCTTTCCCGAGAAGAGCGAGGCCGAGATCGAGGCGATCGCGATCGGCAGCTGGGGAAACATGGGCCGGCTCGCCGCCGAGTACGTCTTCCTCGACCAGCTGTTTGATTTCGATCCCGAGCAAACCGAGCCGGGAAGGGTGGAGGTCTCGGGCATTCCGACCTTCATCGACCTGCGGGACAATCCGCGCCCCTTCATCGTCTTCACCGGCCATACCGCCAATTTCGAGCTTCTGCCGGTGGCGGCGGCTGCGTTCGGGATGACCGTGACCGTGCTCTTCCGGCCGCCGAACAATCCCTATATCGCCAAGAAGGTGTTCGACTTCAGAAGTGCGCGCATGGGTAAGCTGGTGCCTTCGCATGCCGGCTCCTCCTTTGCGCTCGCCCGGCAGCTGGAAGCGGGGCAGGGCGTGGGCGTTCTCGTCGATCAGAAGTTCCGCAAGGGGCTGAAGGGCACCTTCTTCGGACTTGATGTGAAGACCAATCCGCTCCTGCCGAAGCTGGTGCGTCAGTTCGATTGCGAGGTCTATCCAGCGCGCTGCATCCGCCTGCCGGGAAACCGCTACAGGCTGGAAATCGAGCCGCGGCTGGACATGCCGCGCGACGCCAAGGGCAATCTCGATCTGCCGGCCGCGGCCCAATTGCTCAACGACAAGGTGGAAAGCTGGGTTCGGGAATATCCGGAGCAGTGGCTCTGGTATCACGACCGCTGGCACATCAAGAAGACGCTTGGCTAA